The Arthrobacter burdickii genomic interval GTCGATCTCGTCGAGCAGATCGTCGACGCCCTGGGTCTGGGTGGAGTCCTGCGCCGCGGGAGCGGCGGGGGCGGGCTCGGGGGTCTCCTCCTCCACTTCCGTGGACGATCCGCCGGTATTGATGCGGTCCTGTGTCGCCATGATGGCCACCCTCTCCGTGTTCGTGATCACTTCAGTGATCTGGTCCTATGGTGCCACGCGCCGATCCGGGTCGCTCAACAATCGGGCGAGGAAATCCTCGGCATCGGCCGCCACGTCGAACAACTCCTCTGTGAGCATCGCCGTGCCCCTGAGTGGCTCGCGCGTCTGCACCCGCTGCAGGCGCCGTTCCCCCGCCAGTTCGAAGATGAGGGAGTCCCAGCTCGCCCCGACGACCTCGGCCGGGTACTCGGAGATGCAGCGGCCGCGGAAGTACGCCCTGGTGTCGCGCGGCGGCTGGACGGCGGCGCGCGCGACGTCCTCGGGATGCACGAGCAGTTCGACGTCGCCGCGGCGGGCCAGGCGCTGGTAGATGCCCTTCTCGGGCCGGAGGTCGGCGTACTGCAGGTCCACGAGGGCCAGCCGCGGGTTCGTCCAGGAGAGGCCGTCCCGCGCCCGGTACGCCTCGAGCACCTTCAGCTTGGCGATCCAGTCCACCTGGCGGGCTGCCTCCATCGGCTCCCGCCGCAGGGTCTCCAGCAGCGTCCGCCAGCGGTCGACGACGTCGCGCGTCTGCTCGTCGGCGTCAGCAGGGACGGCGTCGAGGACCGCCTCGCAGTACAGTTCCTGCAGCTCGAGCCCGGTGATGCTGCGGCCGTCCGCCAGCCGGACGGCCGCCTTCAGTGTCGGGTCGTGGCTGATGGTCCGCAGCGCCTGGACCGGGTCCTCCAGCGTGGGAGCCGGCGCGAGGCCCTGCTCGACCAGCGCGAGGACGAGGGACGTCGTCCCCAGCTTGAGGTAATTGGACACCTCGTTCAGGTTGGCGTCACCGATGATGACATGCAGCCGCCGGTATTTCTCCGCCACCGCGTGCGGCTCGTCACGCGTGTTGATGATGGGCCGGCGGACGGTCGTCTCCAGTCCGATCTCGTTCTCGAAGAAGTCCGCCCGCTGGCTGATCTGGAAGCCGGGCTCCTGGTTGAGCGGGCCCTTGCCGACGCGTCCGGCGCCGCAGATGACCTGCCGGGAGACGAAGAAGGGAATGAGGGTCTCGGCGAGCTTCGAGAACGGGACGCTCCGGGGCACGAGGTAGTTCTCGTGCGACCCGTAGGAGACGCTCTTGTTGTCCGTGTTGTTCTTGTACAGGATCACGGGCGAGAAGCCCGGCGTGGTTCCGATCCGCTCCATCGCAGCGACGGCGACGTGGTCCCCCGCCCGGTCCCAGAGGACGGCGTCGAGAGGATTCGTCACCTCGGGTGACGAATACTCGGGGTGGGCGTGGTCGACGTACAGCCGCGCCCCGTTGTTCAGGACGAGGTTCATGAGCACGGCCGCCTCGGCGGCCTCGCCGCGTTCGAGGGCGATCTGTTCGGCGGTGAGTTCGGGCGGCTCGTCGGTCAGCTGGCTCGGATGCGCACTGGCCCGGTCCATCCGGAACCCGCGGGCGTCCGTCAGCGGGGTCTCGTCCGTATAGTCCCAGCGGGTCCCCGCGAGGTTGCCGAGCCCTTCCCGCAGCGTGGCCGCATAGGCGTTGACCACCTGGGAGGACAGCAGCGTCGGATTGGCCGACGGCAAAGCGGGCGCGATGATGCCGTACTCCGTCTCCGTCCCCATCACCCGGTGGACCGAGACCCCCTCGCCGACCGCCGGCGATGCGCTGCGCCGACCGGCCCGTCGTCCCCCCGTTTCAATCACAGATACTGGCCCGTATTCGCCGTCGTCTCGATCGACTTGCCCGGCTCCTGGCCGGCCTTGCCCTGCACGATCGTCCGGATGTACGTGATGCGCTCGCCCTTCTTGCCGGAGATGCGCGCCCAGTCGTCGGGGTTGGTGGTGTTCGGCATGTCCTCGTGCTCACGGAACTCGTCCACCACGGCCCGCATCAGGTGCTCGATGCGCAGGCCCTTGCTGCCGTCGAGGAGGAGGTCCTTGATGGCGTACTTCTTCGCGCGGTCCACGACGTTCTGGATCACCGCGCCGGAGTTGAAATCCTTGAAGTACAGCATCTCGGTGTCCCCGTTGGCGTAGGTCACCTCCAGGTACTCGTTCCGCTTGTCCGTCGAGTACATCTGCTCGACGGTGCGGCGGATCATCTCCGCGATCGTGGTCTGCGGATCGTTGCCGTTCTCCGCGAGGTCGTCCGCGTGCAGCGGCAGGTCGGGGGTGATGTACTTGGCGAAGATCTCGGCGGCGCCCTCGGCGTCGGGCCTCTGGATCTTGATCTTCACGTCCAGGCGGCCGGGTCGGAGGATGGCGGGATCGATCATGTCCTCACGGTTCGAGGCACCGATGACGATCACGTTCTCGAGCTTCTCGACGCCGTCGATCTCGCTCAGCAGCTGGGGCACGATGGTCGTCTCGACGTCGGAGGAGACACCGGTGCCGCGGGTGCGGAACAGCGAATCCATCTCGTCGAAGAACACGACGACGGGGCTGCCGTCCGATGCCTTCTCTCGGGCGCGGGCGAAGATGAGCCGGATGTGGCGCTCCGTCTCGCCCACGTACTTGTCCAGCAGCTCCGGGCCCTTGATGTTCAGGAAGTAGCTGCGGATCTGCTCGAGGCCGGCCCGTTCCGCGGCCCTGGCGGCGAGGCTGTTGGCCACGGCCTTCGCGATCAGGGTCTTGCCGCACCCTGGCGGACCGTACAGGAGGATGCCCTTGGGTGGCTTGAGGCCGTGCTCCCGGTAGAGGTCCGGGTGCAGGAACGGCAGCTCGACGGCGTCGCGGATCTGCTCGATCTGCGGGCCGAGGCCGCCGATGTCACCGTAGGCGATGTCCGGGACTTCCTCGAGCACGAGGTTCTCGACCTCGCTC includes:
- a CDS encoding ubiquitin-like protein Pup, with product MATQDRINTGGSSTEVEEETPEPAPAAPAAQDSTQTQGVDDLLDEIDGVLESNAEEFVRGFVQKGGQ
- the dop gene encoding depupylase/deamidase Dop, which translates into the protein MGTETEYGIIAPALPSANPTLLSSQVVNAYAATLREGLGNLAGTRWDYTDETPLTDARGFRMDRASAHPSQLTDEPPELTAEQIALERGEAAEAAVLMNLVLNNGARLYVDHAHPEYSSPEVTNPLDAVLWDRAGDHVAVAAMERIGTTPGFSPVILYKNNTDNKSVSYGSHENYLVPRSVPFSKLAETLIPFFVSRQVICGAGRVGKGPLNQEPGFQISQRADFFENEIGLETTVRRPIINTRDEPHAVAEKYRRLHVIIGDANLNEVSNYLKLGTTSLVLALVEQGLAPAPTLEDPVQALRTISHDPTLKAAVRLADGRSITGLELQELYCEAVLDAVPADADEQTRDVVDRWRTLLETLRREPMEAARQVDWIAKLKVLEAYRARDGLSWTNPRLALVDLQYADLRPEKGIYQRLARRGDVELLVHPEDVARAAVQPPRDTRAYFRGRCISEYPAEVVGASWDSLIFELAGERRLQRVQTREPLRGTAMLTEELFDVAADAEDFLARLLSDPDRRVAP
- the arc gene encoding proteasome ATPase — its product is MPNSEDNAPAADPRGATPPPVDTSVTQRQLNVLRDKLRHIDRQLASATQNNGKLVAALEAARTEIVRLKAALEKEGAAPFSFATVMQVNPRRPAEPGTTTEATVQDTADILQSGRKLRVTVSPLISVRQLTPGQEVLLNESLTIVAALGFERAGEIVTVKELLGADRALVVGRTDDERVIRLSGPLQAEKIRVGDALAVDTKSGYGLEKVPRSEVENLVLEEVPDIAYGDIGGLGPQIEQIRDAVELPFLHPDLYREHGLKPPKGILLYGPPGCGKTLIAKAVANSLAARAAERAGLEQIRSYFLNIKGPELLDKYVGETERHIRLIFARAREKASDGSPVVVFFDEMDSLFRTRGTGVSSDVETTIVPQLLSEIDGVEKLENVIVIGASNREDMIDPAILRPGRLDVKIKIQRPDAEGAAEIFAKYITPDLPLHADDLAENGNDPQTTIAEMIRRTVEQMYSTDKRNEYLEVTYANGDTEMLYFKDFNSGAVIQNVVDRAKKYAIKDLLLDGSKGLRIEHLMRAVVDEFREHEDMPNTTNPDDWARISGKKGERITYIRTIVQGKAGQEPGKSIETTANTGQYL